The proteins below are encoded in one region of Asticcacaulis excentricus CB 48:
- a CDS encoding MFS transporter: MSVTKPQPPRPEPSISGPDAETATSPDTKGGKPTLRRAIMDNGALSVMFAVVFINLVGFGLLVPLMPFFAQTLNAGPWQVTLMFAAYSLGQFFAEPLWGSLSDKWGRKPVLLITTASNILFYVLLAFAPNVWWAIAIRFLNGIGSGNVSCIQSYVSDMSEPHQRAGRMSLIGAAFSLGFVIGPVMGGFLAHEEAGAAGFRLPLFLAAGLSAVATLGILFYVRESRVRTHAAPQNFRATFAEARRHPIISRLILSTLFYMAALAGLEATFGLWAKARYDWGPREVSLVFLFIGVTAALMQMVFTRPLVRRYGEARILVLGLTVFGLGFFLQGINQVPWLVTPLVMVAALGQAVIFASISAIISKSTATDRQGAMLGLNQSTGAIARIAGPVVAGFLFSQLGADGPLWFCALMCFTAALLALRVSQVERRLNAG, translated from the coding sequence ATGTCAGTGACGAAGCCCCAGCCGCCCCGACCGGAACCGTCCATCTCAGGTCCCGACGCCGAGACCGCCACCTCACCCGACACAAAAGGCGGCAAGCCGACGCTTAGACGCGCCATAATGGACAATGGCGCGCTCAGCGTCATGTTCGCCGTCGTCTTCATCAATCTGGTAGGGTTTGGCCTGCTGGTGCCCCTGATGCCCTTCTTCGCCCAGACGTTGAACGCCGGGCCATGGCAGGTGACGCTGATGTTCGCCGCCTATTCGTTGGGGCAGTTCTTTGCAGAACCCCTGTGGGGCAGCCTGTCGGACAAGTGGGGACGCAAACCCGTTCTACTGATCACCACCGCGTCTAACATCCTCTTTTATGTGCTGCTGGCTTTTGCGCCCAATGTCTGGTGGGCCATTGCCATCCGTTTCCTGAATGGTATCGGTTCGGGCAATGTGTCGTGCATTCAGTCCTACGTGTCGGACATGTCCGAACCGCATCAGCGTGCCGGCCGAATGAGCCTGATAGGTGCCGCTTTTTCACTGGGCTTTGTGATCGGCCCGGTCATGGGAGGGTTCCTGGCCCACGAAGAAGCCGGGGCCGCCGGATTCCGCCTACCCCTGTTCCTCGCCGCGGGCCTGTCGGCCGTCGCGACGCTGGGCATACTTTTTTATGTGCGTGAAAGCCGCGTACGCACCCATGCTGCCCCGCAAAATTTCCGCGCCACCTTCGCCGAGGCGCGCCGTCATCCGATCATCAGCCGCCTGATCCTCTCCACCCTGTTCTACATGGCGGCACTGGCCGGACTTGAGGCCACATTCGGCCTTTGGGCCAAGGCCCGCTACGACTGGGGCCCGCGTGAGGTCAGTCTGGTCTTTCTGTTCATTGGCGTCACCGCCGCCCTTATGCAGATGGTCTTTACCCGCCCGCTGGTTCGCAGGTATGGCGAAGCGCGCATACTGGTGCTGGGGCTGACGGTATTCGGCCTGGGCTTCTTCCTTCAGGGGATAAATCAAGTCCCGTGGCTGGTTACGCCGCTGGTCATGGTGGCTGCTCTTGGGCAGGCAGTCATCTTCGCCTCGATCTCAGCTATTATCTCAAAATCGACGGCTACTGACCGTCAGGGTGCCATGCTGGGCCTCAATCAATCAACGGGGGCGATTGCGCGCATCGCCGGGCCGGTGGTCGCCGGCTTCCTGTTCAGTCAACTGGGGGCCGATGGCCCTCTGTGGTTCTGCGCCCTCATGTGCTTCACGGCTGCCCTGCTGGCCCTGCGTGTGTCACAGGTCGAGCGCCGATTGAATGCGGGTTAG